Part of the Betta splendens chromosome 17, fBetSpl5.4, whole genome shotgun sequence genome, TTTTCAGACAGTAGAGGATCAGATTGTGACCATATTTACTTCCTGCAGTCTTTTTAGGCTAACATTAATAATTCACAGcccagcttccgtttaaagggaaCCTCCCATCCTCCCCATCTTCGTTGTGCGTCATGCGTCTCCGTGCACCTGTCCAGGACAAAGCCCCACTATCGTCCCtccactgaagctgcagctgcttcattgATCTGAACACCTGGGCCGATCAGATGGGACCGGGTCAAATGGCGGGTCGTAGGCCCCGCCCCCAGCGCACAATGATCACTCTGTGGGGCTCCACCTTTGTTGAAGCCTTAAATACTTCCACAGGAACCAAACTATGATAAGCTCCTGCTCGGGTGTCACCCGGCCGCCAACAGGGAGCTGAAGTCGGCCCCGCCTCCTCAGGCAGGTCTGATAAACGCCCGCGGTGGAGCTGGGACTCATTGGGAGGCGAAACCTGAAGGGCTCCTTCACATCCAGTGTGAGTCTGAGTCTTTACGATGACGCGGCGTTTCAGAGGATCCAGTCAGTGACCGAACGGCCTCCGCAGCCAGCGCTCCATCCAACAGGTGAGATCCCTCCACCATctgcagctctgggatcagCTGCTGGTGCAGGTCAGGCTCCAGTTGCAGGAATCTGTGACTCCTTAAATGCAGCCACTCGTTCAAACTGAAATCTAAAGTCTAACATTCAGCTTCATAGTTTCAGCCTTTCTGTCTTTGCCACTGTTCTTTACGTGCTTGTTACAGTGGATCAGTCTCAGGTCAAATGCAGTTGAATGTGCAGTGATTCAATCATGTCGTCACTGCCGCCTTTTGAAGCGATATCCTGCTTTGTGCTGAACTTTGTTCGGTTGATTGATAAATGACTCACGCTGGGATTATTTGCACCAACCTCCTCGTGACCCGTCGCCGCCTCAGCTGGTGATGCGGCGGCTGCGCCTCCCAGTCGTTTTCTCACAGCGTCGCTCCCACTGTGATAATCGTCCTCTGAGGAACTCTCCAAACGCCGCCTTTTGTCCATTTCCACGGTCACAGTCGAGTCGTTCGAGGGGGAAATCGCTGAAATGTTTTACCCCATGTGTCTGAGAACAACAGTCTTTATAAAGTGGAACAATAGAACAGAATGTGATTTTTCATGTTGCACCTTCTAATTATGACAGAATTGAAATCAACAAACCCGCAATCggactcctcctgctccaaccTGCTGACTGGACCGGAACCAAGCTCTGGTTTgacttttatttgtatttaagtgGGAATATGTCACGGCTAACATCACCGTTACCTTGTCACCGTCGTTACCTTTTCACCATCGTTACCTTATCATCCCAGACTCTGAGGTGGGGACATGAACTGTTGATAATACGAACGTCGACTGTTTCAGCATCAGATAAAACGAAGCTCCGTTAATGGAACCTGTGACCTTTCGTGATGCTAATGAGTTTCCGGTTCCTAAGTGGAATTCGCTCGGGGCTTGAATGAAATTAATGGGACGTTTGTTTTAGCACAGCAGGATTTTCACAGCAAACGCATGCGTTTGGTGGATTTCTGACAGCGAGGATGTGATGAGGGTTTACTGTGCGTTCTGACACACTCTCTGCCTGCGCCGCAGCCTGTCGTCATGTTTCTGGTCTGGACCTTGGTGCTCTGGGCTCTTCCACATGGTGAGTTCTGGCCCGCTTCCAACCCACACGCGTGTGTTCCATGTCTGAGTGGAGCAGCTCTCTTCCCTGGGTTCTGTGTTTTCAGCACTTTCTGCCAGATCCCTGTTCTGCCTGGAGCCAGAGGCCGCGGACCGAAGCGCAGATCACATGATTGGTGAGAACAAAGCTTGAGTGATGGCTCAATATTCATTaatgagtcagtcagtcatgagtgtgtttgaggacttgtttgctgttgttgacTGATGGAcacgcggtgcgttcagggacgCCTCTAATCAGCTCGACCGAACGACGTGCTTGTTCTCCGTCCTGCAGATTGTCTGGGCCGACGCTTCACCTGGCTGCACTCCGTCTTCGACGACTTCCCCTCCGTGATGAGCTTCGCGCTGAGGCTGCGCTGCGAAACGGGGCTTTGTCCACGTGACCTGGAAGATTACGGCTGCGCCTGTCGATACGGAGCGGCTGGAGACGCGGTGGATGATCTGGACGCGTAAGGACCGCGGTGGCGAGATTAGAGTCGTCgtgtatgatgatgatgatgatgatgatgaagatgatgatgatgatgatgatgaagagtcTGGGACGCAGTCGACGTGTCTGGAGTGtccatctccagctgcagagctgtAGCATGGTGGCTTTAAACGTCCTCCGGCTCGGACGTGAGGTCAGAACCTCAACGCATCAGAACCTCCTCGTCCTCGCGCTGACTCTGTTCTCttccggctgcagctgctgtgacgcTCACCGGCGGTGCCACCGGAACGCTGCCCCGTGCAGGCAGCAGCCGCCCGCCCTCAACCTCACGTGTGCGGCGGTGAACagcagctgtggtgagaggagtttgacttgtGAAACGGGTCCATCGCGTGTTTTTTTCACGGCCATCCGCCATCTCCACCCACGCCGCGTCCTCCTCTTTACCGCAGGTGGAGCCGCTGGTCGGTGTGAGCGGACGCTCTGTGGATGTGACCGGGCCGCCGTCGACTGCGTGCGTCAGAGCTTCTACAACTCCACGCTGCGGGGCTTCGCTGGATCGTCCTGCTCGGCCTCGAATCAAACCGACACAGCAGGTGACGGAGACTCGACCCGTTCCTTCCCACGCGCCGCCACTCGGGAACACGTTAATTAGTCACGATAACTGTGCAAACCTTTAAACTCATGTAAATTAGACGCGTTTGTAAACGCGCGGAGCCACGAGCGCCGGGAGAAGGTGAGTCTGTGACGTCAGCGCCCTCGGATGAAACCCTCCGATGACGTCAGCCTCGGCGTCCGAGCGGAGCCGGTCGAGCGGATCTGAGAGGCCGCTGGTTGAGTCACACCTGAGCCTGTCGGCCAATTAAAACGGGCTCTTGACGTTTAATCCCGCAGCCTCGTTGCCCACACGGCGGAAAACAAGTGAGGATGACGCGTCAGGTCCAGATTTAGATGTCGCTCCTCAGCTTCAACGAGGAGTTGAGTTATTGGTGAAAACGGCTTTAGGATCCAGTCTTTCCCAGCTGAAGTGTAATGTTGCTGTAGGTCTATAAAGGCAGGTGTGGTTCAAGTTCACGTGTTCCACACCTCCATCACCTTCCATCAGgtctccatctcttccagcggCGCGTGCGTGTTCAAAGCTGAGCCGTCTGATGCTGTCGTTCTCCTCCAGAtgttcctccagctgtgagcGGCTCTGACAGCTCCCAGATCAACTCGTCCCAGGCTGCAGGTAAAGGCTCGCTGTGCTCACCTTCCCTCCactcagctggagctcaacccTGAGCTCATCGTGGACCGgacccggtgtgtgtgtgtgtgtgtgtgtgtgtgtgtgtgtgtgtgtgtgtgtgtgtgtgtgtgtgtgtgtgtgtgtgtgtgtgtgtcagcagagcTGGACCCACTGACACCCAGCCCAGCACACAACTGGACCGACGCCGGGGGGACGGACGCTGGCACACTGGCACCGACCCAGCTGACGCATGCTGGTACTGTACTGTCTGTACAGTGAACGGGCCCCAGTTACATCATGTACATAGTATGTGGAGCCTCTGGACGTCACGCTGTGAATGATGTAGGTTTATTTCCACAGAGGTgaatgaagctgaagaggaggagctgctccttCACGTCGTCTCTAAAGGTGAAACACTTTCTCCGTGTTGTTTTGCATCTCCTTCCCGTCGTCCTCGCTGAGACTTTAACTTTTTCTGGCAAACGCGCCTTCTCCAAGCTGCCTGTAATTACATTTGGCTGTAGCCGACCACCCGGCAGCCACAAGTACTCTCCCCGCTGCTCGTCCCCTGCTGCTCGCTGACTCACTTGGCTCAGACGCATCCTGTCGCTGCTTTTACAGATCTGAATGGGACCGTGACAGAGGAAGCACTCGAGCAGGAAGATCTGCGTGAGGATGTGATGACCCCcagtcctgcagcagccagtCTGGGTGAGCCAGTCACGCTCCCTTTGCGTGTTTCACCacatcggtgtgtgtgtgtcgtctgaTTTGTTGGGAATAAACCTGAAAGCGTCGCGCTGACTCTTAAAAGTCCATAAATAAGGAGATTAATGCTTGAAAGAACACATATTGCAGTTGCGCACGTTGCTTCAGGCTCAGTGTCGACACCAGTAGAACACGACAGGTGTTTCTGCTGATTTTGGATGTTGTCATcaaactttttttaatatttacaaatgtgactgttgtgcattttaaataatgaaactTTTTCCACTTCAAATGCATTTTACAAATTTTATTTGACAAAACGAAACAGggtttattttacatttatttctttttctgtcgTAATTACAGGTTTGGTTGTGAATGAAACACGCTCTTGGTCCGTGGTGACGTCTGAGGAAGGTGATGAACAAAGGTCACGTAATTCACTGAGGCGTTTGTATTTCCTGTTATTAATTTACCTGACGTCTTTGCAGGCTCCATCGTCATGACGACGCGACCTCAGACAGTAAAGCCACGAATCGGTCAAGATGAGAAAACAACCACTTCACACACTACGATTCCCTCAGAATCAtctgaagacgaggaggaggcttCAGATGAACAAGGTGAGCAAAATGTAGACAACTAGATCTGACCAACGTGGCCCCTCCCATAACAGCCTAACTCCGCCCACCACCATCACAGCCTGCCGCCATTTTTTTAAAGGACATTAACTCACCTCTGATTGCTTCTCAGGCCAGAATCAACTCACAACTGTAACATCACCTCCAGCAACAACTGCAACCACAGAGGCAACGAGAGGACGCTCGACGCTCAGCACCGTGACATCACCGGCTGCTCAGACGGGTCAGACGTCTGTCACTCACACTGTCCACACGTTTCACCAACTCAGCTTAGGCCTGACCTCAGTTAAAGCTCAACATTTTACAAAGAAGCTTTTTCTAGAGGAGACTTAAAATcaactgtttgtgtctgtctgtttgaccCAGAGACTATAATGAGGCCCTCCATCCCAGTCAGAACCACCGCCGCTGCACCTCGGGACCCCAcgcctgctgctgtcagctccCTGCAGCCAGGTGAcgacacatttaaataattagcATCCATTAGCATGTGGGTGAGAGGTTTAATTAAACGTGCGCCATCTTGTTACAGAAAGTGACAGAAGTGGCACCATGTTAGTACAGGGCTTATTTTAGCATCGGCCTCAGGGGACTGGAGATAATCTGAAGGGAATGTCCCAGAGGAACCAAAGCGTCTGACAGGACGAGGCAAACGTTGTTAAATGTTGAGCAGCGTTTTAATATCACTCAGCTGAGGCGGCTGCTGTTCCAGTTTACTGGTGGATTTTAGCAACTGCGCTTCTAAAATAGGACGGTGGAGATTTGTCAGATTACTCACTGCTGCCTATACAGTTCAACCAGTCCTGATGAGCCCAGCGTCGTTGACCTCCGTGACCCCACTCATCAGCTGTGACCCCACGCCGTTGCAGGTCAAGAGTCCActtcaacagcagctcagcagacgACACAAGGCAGACGAGTCACCACAGAGACCAGCGCGTCCAGAACCACGGCTGAGGCCGAGTCCCAGGAGGAAACGTCCACAGGAAAACCGACGGACAGCTCACAGGAGAAGGACCCAAACGGTAGCAGCTGATTCCTTTCCTGCTCTTCATTAACGTTCCAggttaaatgaaatgaataaattaagCAGCTTCCTCTCAGGGGTTCAGTAAAGTTAATTCTATTTAACAGGGTTAGTGAAATAATCCACAACCTCTTAATGACAGCCAGAAGAAACGGAGGCCCACGACTGACATCAGCAACATTTCCCCAAATAGGACATAATTAAAAGAGCGATGATCACGTTAAGCGTTGAGGAAGTCGAGCCTTTAGGCGTCAGACCCGTTCTCATTATTAGCACAGACCACGGctcaaagacaacaacaacgtgttgactgatggaggaggagtggggggagCGTCCTGTAGCTTCCTCAAAGCCAACGCTGCAGGTTCTGTAGgctccagaacctgcagcagcgtgggcgcccgcagaacctgcagcagcgtgggcgcccgcagaacctgcagcagcgtgggcgcccacagaactgcagcagcgtggcagcaacctgcagcagcgtgggcgcccgcagaacctgcagcagcgtgggcgcccgcagaacctgcagcagcgtgggcgcccgcagaacctgcagcagcgtgggcgcccgcagaacctgcagcagcgtgggcgcccgcagaacctgcagcagcgtgggcgCCCGCAGAACCTGCAGCTAACCCGTGTTCCGCTCCGTTCCAGACGGAGGTGTGGCTCAGAGGCGGTCGCTGCCGTCGTTCGCCTGGTCTCTGCTGGACTCTGTGGGACTGCCGGACGTCCAGCTGCAGCCGGAGAGCGAAGGTAAAACGGCACCGCTCGCTCCGGGCTCAGACGATCAGTGGGCCGGTACTGACCCGTGCTTGCTCCCTGCAGAATGCCGCCGCCCCTTCACGCTGTTCGGCGGCCAGGCCCGGGAGCTGCCGGCGCTGGGGGAGATGCTCCGCTGCCTGACGGGACGGTGTCCGCACGAGTACGAGATGTACGGCTGCTACTGCGGCCAGCACGGCGCCGGGCCGCCTCTGGACCAGCTGGACAGGTGGGTTCTGCCggcacggcggcggcgccgacccGTCCGGACGCTCTGCTCACGGACGCGTCTCCTCCACCAGGTGCTGCTTCTTCCATCACTGCTGCCTGAAGCAGATCGGCTCCATGGGCTGCAGGTCCGACCGGAGGCTCGGCACCAGGGTGACCTGTGAGGATGGGAAACCACGATGTGAGTGAGGACAGAGACACTTCCTGCTTCCGTTTATGTCTTTAACTTTTGAATTCCTTTTACAAAGCTGTTTTATTCAATTAACCTGCAGCTGCCACTAAAAAAATCTCCATAATGTGTTTAGTCATGTAAAGTGTTTTTGTCTCCTccatctgttgtttttctcatttcttcaCAAGCTGTTAGCATTTAAGTTTTCATAAAGTCTCATGGTTCTTTATCATGAGACCCAGTAGATCATTCTTTTGAGGCCCTGACCTCCACGCTGCGTCTCCTGCTCAGGTCAAGGTGCGACCAGGTGCGacaggctgcagtgtgtgtgtgacagaaccACTGCCGAGTGCATGGCAGCAGCTCACTTCAACCACAGCCTCCCCACGCAGCACTGCCGTGGACCCGCACCCACCTGCCGCCGGCCCAGCAGGCCTCCCAAACCACAGCTGTCCCCTCAGTCCAGCGAGGAGAGCGAGGATGAAGAGGACGCGTCAGAGGAGCCAGGGCCACACAGCGTCCAGAACAGGTGAGGAGCTCATTCACCAACATCAGAGCAGTAGGTTTGTGTTACAGATTAAAGAGGAGAGAAGTGAGGCCTGTTCACTTTAACAAGGAAAACTGTGTCTGCAGCGATGAAAGCACTGACCTGCAGGATGAGGGGAAGCTCCATCCTTCGGCTGAGACCTTCATCCCAACGACAGTTCCTGCCTCCAGCGAGGAGCTCaaagctccgcccacatctgctGGGATTCACACCTATGACCACCGGCCGAGCGCAGGTCAGAGCCAAGGCCCCAAACCAGCAGAGACACCAGAGCgaaccgaggaggaggaggggggagaagaggaagaggaggaggaggggggagaggaggaggaggaggaagaggaggacgcaAACTAGATATAAATGTATTGAGTTCAGATTTGAAGACAGAGGTTTTGTAAACATAGATTCTAGGGATTTGGACCGACAGTATTACACATCACAGCATCTCCGTTTTAATAGAAACTCTTTTATTCTCTTCAACATTAATCTTTATGCACGGTTATTATTTAATAGAGGCTTTGTCATAAAGTGCTGAGGCTCTGCTGCCACTGGGGTTCAAGGAAGTTCCTCAGTTAAGTCTGTAAAGCCctaatacaaaaacaaacaaaaacagcaacgtTGACTTCAATTTTAACAGCAAAGAGAGCAAAGAAGCTCATAGCATAATTTCATGTCACTCTGGATCTAATGAGACCTAATGAGGCCTTGGGAGTGTGGATGAAAGTGTTGAACCtgcggctgcagcagaacctcagcCAACACAGAGGTGACATCATCTCTTAGCCTGGCACAAAAATACAGCTGCGTCACAAATGGAAAGAACG contains:
- the oc90 gene encoding otoconin-90 codes for the protein MFLVWTLVLWALPHALSARSLFCLEPEAADRSADHMIDCLGRRFTWLHSVFDDFPSVMSFALRLRCETGLCPRDLEDYGCACRYGAAGDAVDDLDACCDAHRRCHRNAAPCRQQPPALNLTCAAVNSSCGGAAGRCERTLCGCDRAAVDCVRQSFYNSTLRGFAGSSCSASNQTDTADVPPAVSGSDSSQINSSQAAELDPLTPSPAHNWTDAGGTDAGTLAPTQLTHAEVNEAEEEELLLHVVSKDLNGTVTEEALEQEDLREDVMTPSPAAASLGLVVNETRSWSVVTSEEGSIVMTTRPQTVKPRIGQDEKTTTSHTTIPSESSEDEEEASDEQGQNQLTTVTSPPATTATTEATRGRSTLSTVTSPAAQTETIMRPSIPVRTTAAAPRDPTPAAVSSLQPGQESTSTAAQQTTQGRRVTTETSASRTTAEAESQEETSTGKPTDSSQEKDPNDGGVAQRRSLPSFAWSLLDSVGLPDVQLQPESEECRRPFTLFGGQARELPALGEMLRCLTGRCPHEYEMYGCYCGQHGAGPPLDQLDRCCFFHHCCLKQIGSMGCRSDRRLGTRVTCEDGKPRCQGATRCDRLQCVCDRTTAECMAAAHFNHSLPTQHCRGPAPTCRRPSRPPKPQLSPQSSEESEDEEDASEEPGPHSVQNSDESTDLQDEGKLHPSAETFIPTTVPASSEELKAPPTSAGIHTYDHRPSAGQSQGPKPAETPERTEEEEGGEEEEEEEGGEEEEEEEEDAN